The following proteins are co-located in the Pyricularia oryzae 70-15 chromosome 1, whole genome shotgun sequence genome:
- a CDS encoding RNA polymerase TFIIH complex subunit Ssl1: MADSDGEFVVDDGSDDELVAQSGGARGAAGGGRSGKGGDEGGKRRKKASKAAWEDLQRSWDVVHELDDGNLSLEGFLEAEKRRRVLRDTTPIQRGIIRHLVLVIDMSFAMAEKDLMPTRHRLTISYAIEFVREYFDQNPISQLAIVGMRDSIAVRISDLSGNPAEHIEKLRALPDLDPSGSPSLQNALEMCRGALFNTPSHGTREVVIIFGALLSLDPGDIHETIDGLMQDRIRVSVIGLAAQVYICEEICRRTNSGKAAADLGIVTDTDGSAYNVALHEVHFRELLMSATRPPVTRQSQLQQATGETASLLMMGFPSRKTDKDPALCSCHNRPVRNGFLCTRCGSRVCRLPSECPACGLTLILSTHLARSYHHLFPLKIWSEVPWNDAVRSVSCFACHAPFPDAKNKDADKGKDAEKDPGDKHLKVPSKDTNGKKKKPAAPVPKGVSESGRYMCQVCRHHFCIDCDVFSHEVLHNCPGCQSDTRGDLATTNGKGAANGSVSNGVAHDSNGAMAID, translated from the exons ATGGCAGACTCGGATGGCGAGTTTGTTGTCGACGACGGCTCGGATGACGAGCTTGTAGCACAGTCTGGTGGCGCACGCGGTGCAGCCGGCGGGGGGCGGTCGGGCAAGGGCGGGGATGAAGGTGGCAAGCGCAGGAAGAAAGCCAGCAAGGCAGCATGGGAAGACCTGCAAAGATCATGGGATGTGGTCCACGAGCTGGACGACGGCAACCTCTCGCTCGAGGGCTTCCTGGAGGCCGAGAAGCGTCGGCGCGTGCTCCGTGACACGACGCCCATCCAGCGCGGAATTATACGGCACCTAGTCTTGGTCATCGACATGTCCTTCGCCATGGCGGAGAAGGACCTGATGCCGACGAGGCACCGCTTGACCATCTCGTACGCCATCGAGTTTGTGCGCGAGTACTTTGACCAAAACCCCATCAGTCAGCTGGCCATCGTGGGCATGCGCGACAGCATAGCCGTCCGGATCTCGGATTTAAGCGGGAATCCGGCGGAACACATTGAGAAGCTCAGGGCTTTGCCGGACCTAGACCCGTCTGGTAGCCCTAGTCTACAGAACGCTCTAGAGATGTGCCGAGGCGCATTGTT TAACACTCCCTCACATGGCACCCGTGAGGTAGTTATAATATTCGGCGCATTACTATCACTAGATCCCGGCGACATACATGAGACGATTGATGGGCTCATGCAGGATAGGATACGAGTGTCGGTGATTGGGCTGGCGGCCCAGGTCTATATCTGCGAGGAAATATGCCGACGAACAAACTCTGGCAAGGCAGCGGCAGATCTGGGAATTGTTACAGACACCGACGGATCAGCATACAACGTAGCCCTTCACGAGGTGCATTTTCGGGAGCTGCTGATGTCGGCTACGAGACCTCCTGTAACGCGACAAAGTCAACTTCAACAGGCAACGGGAGAGACCGCTTCCCTGCTGATGATGGGTTTTCCCTCGCGAAAGACGGACAAGGACCCGGCTCTGTGTTCATGTCACAACAGGCCTGTGCGGAACGGCTTCCTGTGCACACGATGCGGATCAAGAGTCTGCCGTCTGCCCTCCGAGTGCCCCGCGTGCGGCCTGACACTGATCTTGTCCACGCACCTGGCCCGATCATATCACCATCTGTTCCCGCTAAAGATATGGTCCGAAGTGCCATGGAATGACGCCGTTCGCAGCGTCTCCTGCTTTGCATGCCACGCACCGTTCCCCGATGCCAAGAACAAAGATGCggacaagggcaaggacgCCGAGAAGGATCCCGGTGACAAACACCTCAAGGTCCCTTCCAAAGATACAAacggaaaaaagaagaagcccgCGGCACCTGTGCCCAAAGGCGTCAGTGAGAGTGGGAGATATATGTGCCAGGTGTGCAGGCATCACTTCTGTATCGATTGCGACGTCTTTTCGCACGAGGTGCTGCACAATTGCCCCGGATGCCAGAGCGATACTCGAGGCGATCTGGCTACGACAAACGGAAAAGGGGCCGCCAACGGATCCGTAAGCAATGGTGTTGCACATGATTCCAACGGGGCCATGGCGATTGACTAA
- a CDS encoding 60S ribosomal protein L27-A: MKFLKVGRVAIITRGRFAGKKVVIIQPVDSGNKLHPYGHAIVAGIERYPLKITRRMSKTRQEKRNKIKPFVKVVNYNHLMPTRYTLELEGLKGSVTNDTFKEVSQREDAKKNVKKVLEERYTSGKNRWFFTPLKF; this comes from the exons ATGAAGTTCCTCAAGGTCGGCCGTGTTGCCATCATCACCCGCGGCAGGTTTGCCGGTAAGAAG GTCGTCATCATCCAACCCGTCGACTCAGGCAACAAGCTGCACCCCTACGGCCACGCCATCGTTGCTGGTATCGAGCGCTACCCCCTCAAGATCACCAGGCGCATGTCCAAGACGCGCCAAGAGAAGCGCAACAAGATAAAGCCCTTCGTCAAGGTTGTCAACTACAACCACCTCATGCCCACCCGCTACACTCTCGAGCTCGAGGGCCTCAAGGGCTCCGTGACCAACGACACCTTCAAGGAGGTCAGCCAAAGGGAGGACGCTAAGAAGAACGTGAAGAAGGTGCTCGAGGAGCGCTACACGAGCGGAAAGAACCGGTGGTTCTTCACTCCTCTTA AGTTCTAA
- a CDS encoding 4-hydroxyphenylpyruvate dioxygenase — MSPSAITESPRNSVVDHTSGLQVDSLAVQGPFPSFHGYDHVTWWVGNAKQAASYYNTLFGMKIIAYRGLETGSRYFASYLVGKEDVRFVFTSPIRSHVHLPEDEPISDEDRALLKEMHAHLEKHGDAVKDVCFEVDNVQGVYERAVQQGAVSIAPPKTLSDKEHGSVTMAVIQTYGDTTHTLLSRDNFRGTFLPGFRDVNRQPAAYSALAPVPLQRIDHCVGNQDWDDMRAACDFYERCLSFHRFWSVDDNQISTDFSALNSIVMASPNNVVKMPINEPAKGKKRSQIEEYVTFNSGAGVQHIALLTSDIITTVEAMRSRGVEFIEVPHTYYDTMRRRLKTEKRDWELQEDFDRLVRNNILIDYDEGGYLLQLFTRPLMDRPTVFIEIIQRNEFDGFGAGNFKSLFEAIEREQAERGNL; from the coding sequence ATGTCACCCTCTGCCATCACCGAATCTCCAAGAAACTCGGTCGTAGACCATACGTCCGGACTGCAGGTTGACAGCCTCGCAGTCCAGGGCCCGTTTCCTAGCTTCCATGGCTACGACCATGTAACCTGGTGGGTGGGAAATGCGAAGCAGGCGGCTTCGTATTACAACACCCTCTTTGGTATGAAGATTATCGCATACCGGGGCCTTGAGACAGGCTCCCGTTACTTCGCCTCTTACCTGGTGGGCAAGGAAGACGTCCGCTTCGTCTTCACGTCGCCCATCAGGTCACATGTCCACCTCCCAGAGGATGAGCCTATCTCGGATGAGGACCGGGCACTCCTCAAGGAGATGCATGCCCACCTCGAGAAGCACGGTGATGCCGTGAAGGACGTCTGCTTCGAGGTGGACAACGTCCAAGGTGTGTACGAGCGTGCCGTGCAGCAGGGTGCCGTGTCCATTGCGCCGCCCAAGACCTTGTCGGACAAGGAGCACGGCTCGGTCACCATGGCCGTCATCCAGACATATGGTGACACCACGCACACCCTACTTTCCCGCGATAACTTTCGCGGCACCTTCCTGCCCGGCTTCCGCGACGTGAACCGCCAGCCGGCTGCCTACTCGGCCCTTGCGCCTGTACCCCTGCAGCGCATCGACCACTGCGTCGGCAACCAGGACTGGGACGACATGAGGGCGGCTTGCGACTTTTACGAGCGCTGCCTGTCGTTCCACCGCTTCTGGTCCGTCGATGACAACCAAATCTCGACCGACTTCAGTGCCCTCAACAGCATCGTCATGGCCAGCCCCAACAATGTCGTCAAGATGCCCATCAATGAGCCGGCCAAGGGTAAGAAGCGTTCGCAGATCGAGGAGTACGTCACCTTCAACTCGGGCGCCGGCGTCCAGCACATCGCCCTGCTCACCTCAGACATCATCACCACCGTCGAGGCCATGCGCAGCCGCGGCGTCGAGTTCATCGAGGTGCCCCACACCTACTACGACACcatgcgccgccgcctcaaGACGGAGAAGCGCGACTGGGAGTTGCAAGAGGACTTTGACCGTTTGGTCCGCAATAACATCCTCATCGACTACGACGAGGGTGGCTACCTGCTCCAGCTCTTCACGCGCCCGCTCATGGATCGTCCCACGGTCTTTATCGAGATTATCCAGCGCAACGAGTTTGACGGCTTTGGCGCCGGCAACTTCAAGAGCCTCTTCGAGGCCATCGAGAGGGAGCAGGCTGAGCGTGGAAACTTGTAA